The Rhinolophus ferrumequinum isolate MPI-CBG mRhiFer1 chromosome 6, mRhiFer1_v1.p, whole genome shotgun sequence genome has a window encoding:
- the OXA1L gene encoding mitochondrial inner membrane protein OXA1L produces the protein MAVGLMCGRRELLRLLRPQRQFHSVPGPSQWPRTPLAAGLWFPGGPCCRRPQYVLLGAPSPRGLSISAISFAEAQVQAPPVIPATPSPTAITEVAPGETADIVQAAAEQSFTDLGLGSYTPVGLIQNLLEFMHVNLGLPWWGAIAACTVFARCLVFPLIVKGQREAAKIHNHMPEIQKFSTRIREAKLAGDHVEFYRASSEMTFYQKKHDIKLLRPLILPLTQAPIFISFFIALREMASLPVPSLQTGGLWWFQDLTLSDPLYVLPLVVTATMWGVLELGAETGVQSADLQWMRNVMRLMPLAVLPITIHFPSAVFMYWLSSNLFSLSQVACLRIPAVRSVLKIPQRVVHDSSKLPPREGFLQSFKKGWKNAELTHQLQERERRMQNHLELAARGPLRQTFTHNPLLQHGKNPSPNPPNSSSNKPKSKQPWRDTLG, from the exons ATGGCGGTGGGGTTGATGTGCGGGCGCCGGGAGCTTCTGCGCCTGCTGCGGCCCCAGCGTCAG TTCCACAGCGTCCCAGGACCTTCGCAGTGGCCCCGGACACCGCTGGCCGCGGGGCTCTGGTTCCCAGGCGGCCCGTGCTGCAGGCGCCCGCAGTATGTCCTCCTCGGGGCCCCTAGCCCCCGTGGCCTCAGTATCTCCGCCATCTCTTTTGCAGAAGCCCAG GTTCAGGCCCCTCCGGTCATTCCTGCAACTCCCTCACCTACAGCGATAACTGAGGTGGCTCCTGGAGAGACTGCAGATATAGTCCAGGCTGCAGCAGAACAGAGCTTCACTGACCTGGGGCTGGGGTCATACACCCCAGTGGGACTGATCCAGAATCTACTAGAATTTATGCATGTTAACCTAGGCCTGCCTTGGTGGGGGGCCATTGCTGCAT GTACAGTTTTTGCCCGCTGCCTGGTGTTTCCTCTCATTGTGAAGGGCCAACGAGAGGCAGCCAAGATCCACAACCACATGCCAGAGATCCAGAAGTTTTCCACTCGGATCAGAGAAGCCAAGTTGGCAGGAGATCATGTTGAGT TTTACAGGGCCTCCTCGGAGATGACATTTTATCAGAAAAAGCATGATATTAAACTCCTTAGACCTCTCATTCTACCTCTTACACAG GCCCCAATCTTCATCTCCTTCTTCATTGCCTTGAGAGAAATGGCCAGCCTTCCTGTGCCCAGTCTACAGACAGGTGGCCTCTGGTGGTTCCAGGATCTCACACTATCTGACCCCCTCTACGTATTACCACTGGTAGTCACTGCTACAATGTGGGGTGTCCTTGAG ctaGGTGCTGAGACTGGTGTACAAAGTGCTGACCTTCAGTGGATGAGAAATGTTATGAGATTGATGCCCCTGGCAGTCTTGCCCATAACCATCCATTTCCCCTCG gcagtGTTCATGTATTGGCTCTCCTCCAACCTGTTTTCCCTGAGCCAGGTGGCTTGCCTACGGATTCCTGCTGTACGCAGTGTACTTAAAATCCCCCAGCGTGTTGTGCACGATTCCAGCAAATTACCTCCACGGGAAGGCTTCTTACAGAGCTTCAAAAAAG GCTGGAAGAATGCTGAACTCACCCATCAGCTACAAGAGCGTGAACGACGTATGCAGAATCACTTGGAGCTAGCAGCTAGGG gtCCCTTACGACAGACTTTTACCCACAACCCTCTGCTACAGCATGGAAAAAATCCCTCTCCCAACCCCCcgaacagcagcagcaacaaacCAAAGTCAAAGCAGCCCTGGCGTGACACGCTTGGCTGA